Below is a window of Burkholderia cepacia DNA.
CTCGTGCATCAGCGCCATGAACAGCGCGCCGTCGGTGCCGGGGCGGATCGGAATCCATTCGTCGGCGATCGCCGCGTAACCGGTGCGCACCGGATTGATCGCGATGAAACGGCCGCCCGCGCGCTTGAACTTGCCGAGCGCGATCTTCAGTGGATTCGAATGGTGATCCTCCGCGGTGCCGATCATGAAGAACAGCTTCGCGTGGTCGAGATCGGGCCCGCCGAACTCCCAGAACGAGCCGCCGATCGTGTAGATCATCCCGGCCGCCATGTTCGCCGAGCAGAACCCGCCGTGCGCCGCATAGTTCGGCGTGCCGAACTGTTTCGCGAACAGGCCCGTGAGCGCCTGCATCTGGTCGCGGCCGGTAAACAGCGCGAAGCGCTTCGGATCAGTCGCGCGCAGGTGCGACAGGCGCTTTTCGAGCACGTCGAACGCGACCTCCCACGACACGGGCTCGAACTGCGCGTCGCCGCGCTCGGCGCCCGGCTTGCGCATCAGCGGCTGCGTGAGCCGCGCGGGCGAATACTGCTTCATGATTCCCGACGAACCTTTCGCGCAGATGACGCCCTGGTTCAGCGGATGCTGCGGATTGCCGTCGATATAGCGCACCTCGCCGTCGCGCAGGTGTACGCGGATGCCGCAGCGGCATGCGCACATGTAGCAGGTCGTCGTCTTGATCTCGGCCTGCTCGTCGCGCTCGCGTGCCCGATGTTCCATCGTCTGTCCTCGTTCGCGGATGACGGCGCGCCCCGCCGGGGCGCACCCGTGAATCGGTTCATCCATGCTATGCCGGCAGGCGGCCGACATAAAGTCGCATCCTCTGATCGGTCCTATCGGTCGACCCGATAGTTGGCCCCGCCATCCATCGGATCGCCGCCGTGCCCGCACGCGCGAAGGCCCGGCGCGCGCACCGGGCCTTCGGCGTCAGGTATTACCGCCCGTTACCGCGGCGGATACGCCAGCAGCTCACTTTCGTCCAGATGCTCGCGGCGGCTGCGGCGCGTCAGGCCGTACGCGACGACCAGCACGCCGAGGCTCGCGACGCCGAGCCACAGCGGCTTGCGCTGGTCCGGAATGAACGCCATCGCGACGAGGATGCCGATCATGCCGACGATCGCGACCCAGGTCAGGTACGGATACGCCCACATCTTGACGCGCAGCTTGCCGGCGGCCACCGGGTCGAGACGCTTGCGCAGGCGCAGTTGCGAGAACGCGATCAGCACGTACACGAACAGCGCGACGGTGCCGTACGAATTGACGAGGAACGCGAACACGGTGTCGGGCGACACGTACGACATCACGACCGACACGTAGCCGAACACCGTGCCGAGCAGGATCGCCCGCACCGGCACGCCGCGCTTGTTGACCTTCGCGAGCGCGGCCGGCGCGTCGCCGTGGCGAGTCAGCGCGAACAGCATCCGCGATGCCGCATACAGGCCCGAGTTCAGTGCGGACAGCACGGCCGTCAGCACGATCGCGTTCATCACGTTGGCGGCGGCCGGCAGGCCCATCACTTCCAGCGCGCTCACGTACGGCGTCGCCATCTGCGCGGAATTCCACGGCACCAGCGCGACGACCAGCGCGACCGACCCGACGTAGAACACCAGCACGCGCGTGATCACCGAGTTGGTTGCCTTCGCGACGGCCTTGGCCGGCTCCTTCGCCTCCGCCGCCGCGATCGTGACGATTTCAGCGCCGAAGTAGAAGCCGGTAGCCGCGACCGCCCCGCTCATCACCGGCCCGATGCCGAGCGGCATGAAGCCGCCGTGGCCGAGCAGCGTCGGCAGCACGGCCGTCGTGTGCATCGACGCGGGCCACAGGCCGAGCACGTAGAGGCCGCCGAGGAACAGGAACACGACGATCGCACCGACCTTGATCGACGAGAACCAGAATTCGAACTCGCCGTAGCTGCCGACCGAGATCAGGTTCGTGAGCGTCAGCACGACCAGCAGCGCGAGGCTGATGATCCACGCCGGTGTGTCGGGCAGCCAGAACTGGATCAGCTTCGCGCCCGCCACCGCTTCGAGCGCGACGACGATCACCCAGAAATACCAGTACATCCAGCCGGTCAGGAAACCCGCCATCTTGCCGGGGCCGCGCCAGTTGCCGAACGCGAGCCGCGCGTATTCGTAGAACGAGCCGACGGCCGGCATCGCGCACGCCATCTCGCCGAGCATCCGCATCACGAGCACGACCAGCCCGCCCGTGATCAGGAACGACAGGATCGCGGCCGGCCCGGTCTGCTGAATCACCACGCCGCTGCCGACGAACAGCCCGGCACCGATCACGCCGCCAAGCGCGATCATCGTCATGTGGCGCTGCTTGAGCCCACATTTCAGGTCACTCTGTTCCATCGAGGGTTGCATGTCTTCTCCATATCCAGTTGTCCGGCACCGCCCGCGCATCACCGTCGGGTGAACGCGAGCGCCGCCGGCGACGGCGCGTGCAGGGGCGCCTGCAGCCCCGGCCGCACGGATTTCTGTTGCTTTTCTTGTGTTGGACGGCCCGGCGCGAACGCGCTCTCGCCGGGCGTGATGCACCGCGTTCAGGGTTTCTCGTCGTTCCTGAAGTACGACACGTAGAGCATTCGCTGCCCGAGGCGCCGGAACGGCGCGAACGGGTGGCCCGGCAGCGGCGACGTGAAGATCGGCAGCGTCTGGCGTGCACCCTTCCCCGCGATCTGCTCGGCGAGCCGGCGGCCGGCCTGCTGCGAGTACGACACGCCGTTGCCGCCATAGCCGAGCGCGTAATACACCGACTGCCGCGGATCGGGCTGGCACACGCGCGGCATCATGTCGTGGCTCACGTCGACCCAGCCCCACCACGAATAATCGATCTCCACGCCGCGCAGCGCGGGAAACTTGCGCGCCATCCCTTCCTTCAGCAATTCGAAATGGCGCGGGTTCGGCGCATCGTCGCCGGTGATCGCGCTGCGGCTGCCGATCTGCAAGCGGCGATCGGGCAGGAAACGATAGTAGAAGCGCAGCGTGCGCGTATCGGTCAGCACCTGCGTCGTGCGGAAATTGCACGCTTCGATCTCGGCGTCGATGAGCGGCCGTGTGACCATCGAATTCGACAGGATCGGCATCACCTTGCTGCGCAGCGACGGATGCAGCGTCTGCGCGGTGTATGCGCCGGTCGCGATGCCCACTGCACGGGCCCGCACGACGCCGCCCGGCGTACGCAGATGATGCACGCCGTCGATCGTCTCGAAACCGAGCACGGGGCTGCTCGTATGCACTTTCGCACCGGCTTCGCGCGCAAGACGCAGGTAGCCGAACGCGAGCTTCAGCGCATGGATGCCGATGCCTTCGGGCTCGTGCAGCGCGCCGGCCGCCTCGTGGTCGTTGATGAATTCGCGGCGGAAGGTTTCCGCGCTCAGCAGTTCGGACGGATAGCCGAACACGTCCTTCCACACCTTCGCCTCGGCCGCGAGCTTCGCCATGATGCGCGGGCGATGGGCGATCAGGAAATGGCCGCCCGGCTGCGGATCGCAGTCGATTTCCGACACGAGCGACTTGAAGTTTTCGAAGCCTTCGAGGATCTCGTCGTGCATCTTCAGCGCGACATCCTTGCCCCAGCGCTCGATCCACTGCGAGCGCGACAGCCGGCCCGACGCGTTCTGCCCCTGCCCGCCGTTGCGGCTGCTGCAGCCCCAGCTCGTGCGGTTGGCCTCGAGCACGACAGCCTTGATGCCGTGATCCCGCGCGAGGCACAGCGCGGTCGCGAGCCCCGTGTAGCCGGCGCCGATGATCGCGACGTCGACATCGAGATCGCGCGTGACGGGGCCGTCGTCGGGCGGCAGCGTGCCGGCCGTCGCGACCCAGTAGGTCGGCGCGTACTGCCTGCCGCACCCTGGGCCCGGCGACACGAGCGGATCGTAGGTCGGGTCGTAACGCGTATCGTTCGGCCGGCCGCCGGCAAAACCGCTCGCGGTGCGTTCGATGGAAGGCGTCGACATGATCAACCCTCCGACGCGGGCGAGCCTGCTGCGCCGCAACGGGCGCACGAGGCGATTCGACTGACTGATGCGGGGCGCGCGCATGCGGCGCGAGCGAATGCTGCCGACTGCCTGTAGGTCATGCCTGTCTCCTGATCGTGCTCTTCGGGTCGATCGTGTGCAGATGCTTCAATGCGGCGATCTGTCGAGGCAAGTGTAGGCAGGCCGATTTTTCGCAGGTAGGGCCAGTGGACCGGATTCGCTTGGACCAGCGCGCAGGGGTGCCGAACGCAGGCAACCGGTGGTGTGTGACGATCGGCAGTGGCCGCTGCGCGGGCCTGACACCGCCGGGACGTCGAACGGCGGGCGGCACCGGACGACCGGCTGACGACAACGGTCAGCGGCACGGGCACGGGCACGGGCGCGGCGCTCGCCGACGACCGCGCCGTCGATACGCCCCCGCGCCGCGCCCCATCCTGTCGTCGTCACATCGCGCGCACCGCGACGCCCGCCATCGCATCGCGCTTCTCGATCGCCCGCGCCGACACGATCGACAGGAGTGCAGACAACATCACGTAAACCCCGACGAGCCACGGTGCCCCGCCGTTCACGCGCAGCAATGCGGTCGCGACGATCGGCGTGAGGCCGCTCGCGAAAATGCCCGACACCTGGTAGACGAACGAAATGCCCGTGTACCGCACGTTCGCATCGAACAGCTCCGCGAACAGCGCGGCCTCCGGCCCGTACGCCAT
It encodes the following:
- a CDS encoding amino acid permease, producing MQPSMEQSDLKCGLKQRHMTMIALGGVIGAGLFVGSGVVIQQTGPAAILSFLITGGLVVLVMRMLGEMACAMPAVGSFYEYARLAFGNWRGPGKMAGFLTGWMYWYFWVIVVALEAVAGAKLIQFWLPDTPAWIISLALLVVLTLTNLISVGSYGEFEFWFSSIKVGAIVVFLFLGGLYVLGLWPASMHTTAVLPTLLGHGGFMPLGIGPVMSGAVAATGFYFGAEIVTIAAAEAKEPAKAVAKATNSVITRVLVFYVGSVALVVALVPWNSAQMATPYVSALEVMGLPAAANVMNAIVLTAVLSALNSGLYAASRMLFALTRHGDAPAALAKVNKRGVPVRAILLGTVFGYVSVVMSYVSPDTVFAFLVNSYGTVALFVYVLIAFSQLRLRKRLDPVAAGKLRVKMWAYPYLTWVAIVGMIGILVAMAFIPDQRKPLWLGVASLGVLVVAYGLTRRSRREHLDESELLAYPPR
- a CDS encoding NAD(P)/FAD-dependent oxidoreductase, coding for MSTPSIERTASGFAGGRPNDTRYDPTYDPLVSPGPGCGRQYAPTYWVATAGTLPPDDGPVTRDLDVDVAIIGAGYTGLATALCLARDHGIKAVVLEANRTSWGCSSRNGGQGQNASGRLSRSQWIERWGKDVALKMHDEILEGFENFKSLVSEIDCDPQPGGHFLIAHRPRIMAKLAAEAKVWKDVFGYPSELLSAETFRREFINDHEAAGALHEPEGIGIHALKLAFGYLRLAREAGAKVHTSSPVLGFETIDGVHHLRTPGGVVRARAVGIATGAYTAQTLHPSLRSKVMPILSNSMVTRPLIDAEIEACNFRTTQVLTDTRTLRFYYRFLPDRRLQIGSRSAITGDDAPNPRHFELLKEGMARKFPALRGVEIDYSWWGWVDVSHDMMPRVCQPDPRQSVYYALGYGGNGVSYSQQAGRRLAEQIAGKGARQTLPIFTSPLPGHPFAPFRRLGQRMLYVSYFRNDEKP